Genomic segment of Microbacterium hydrocarbonoxydans:
CACGCCGATGCGCTCCCCCGTGCCGCGATACCAGTCGCGCACTGTCTCGAGCATGAGCAGAGTGGTGGGCAGCGTCGCCGCCGGCTGCACCTTTCCGGTGGACGTCTTGATGAAGTCGCCTCCGGCGAGGATGCCGAGCCATGACGCGCGCTTGATGTTGTCGTAGGTGTTCAGCTCGCCGGTCTCGAGGATCACCTTGAGCGAGGCGTAGGAGCCGTCCGCACGGCGGCACGCCTCTTTCACCTGGGCGATCTGGTCGTACACGAGTCCATAGCGCCCCGAAAGGAAGGCCCCTCGGTCGATGACCATGTCGATCTCATCTGCGCCCGCGGCGACCGCGTCGGCGGTATCAGCCAGCTTGATGGCCAGAGATGACCGCCCACTCGGGAACGCGGTGGCGACCGCGGCGACCGAGATCAGTCCGTCGTCCGGGTCACCGTGCAGAGCTCCGAGCGCCTCGACCGCGTCGCCTACCATGTCGCCGTAGACGCAGACGGCGGCGACCTTCGGGGTCGACGGGTCCGCGGCATCCGGGTTCTTGGCCTTGGCGACCAGCGATCGCACCTTGCCGGGGGTGTCGGAGCCCTCGAGCGTGGTGAGGTCGATCAGTCTGATGATCGTGTCGAGCGCCCAGGCCTTCGACGTGGTCTTGATCGATCGCGTGCCGAGGCCGGCAGCGCGTTGCTCGAGCCCGGTGGCATCGACGCCGGGGAGTCCGTGCAGGAATCGGCGGAGAGTGGCGTCATCCGGCTCACCGCCGAGAACGTCCACCGCCGATCTGCGGCTGAGTTCTTGGGTCGTCATCGTTCCTCCAACAATGCTCGTGCTGTGTTCTCATCTGTCACCAGGACGCTGCACAGGCCGCTGGTCACGACCGTGCGCGCGATGTCGTGCTTCGCGTCGCCGGCTGTCACGAAGACAGCTCGGCTCGCTCCTCGAAGGCGCCCGAGGTCCACTCCGACGGTCCGAGCGTCGAGCTGCGGGTCGACGATGTTGCCGTCGGCGTCGATGTAGCGTCCGAGGACATCGCCCACCGCACCGCGGCGGGCGAGCTCCTCGACATCGGATGCCGAGAGGTAGCCGTTCTCCACATGCGCCGAACTGGCGTCGCACGGTCCGGCTGTGAAAAGGAAGGCCTGCGCTTCTGCGGCCTCTTCAAGAACAGCCGCGACAGTGCGGTCCGACTCGATCGCCTGCTTGGTCTCGACGCGCTCGAGGATCGCGGGGCTCGGGAGCAGAGACACCTGTCCCGACGCTCGCTGAGCGATCGTGACGGCGAGCCCCG
This window contains:
- the deoC gene encoding deoxyribose-phosphate aldolase gives rise to the protein MTTQELSRRSAVDVLGGEPDDATLRRFLHGLPGVDATGLEQRAAGLGTRSIKTTSKAWALDTIIRLIDLTTLEGSDTPGKVRSLVAKAKNPDAADPSTPKVAAVCVYGDMVGDAVEALGALHGDPDDGLISVAAVATAFPSGRSSLAIKLADTADAVAAGADEIDMVIDRGAFLSGRYGLVYDQIAQVKEACRRADGSYASLKVILETGELNTYDNIKRASWLGILAGGDFIKTSTGKVQPAATLPTTLLMLETVRDWYRGTGERIGVKPAGGIRASKDAVKYLVTVAETVGEEWLQPHLFRFGASSLLNDVLLQRQKLTTGHYSGPDYVTID
- a CDS encoding sugar-binding domain-containing protein, which produces MDDELTMVRVAELYYDEEKTQDEIGALLGLSRWKVGRLLIQARERGIVRIEIIHPRARRLGLERELVDRHGLAAAVVVPAPEGDDGTLERVAQAAADYLTAMRPVPRTLGVSWGRTLRAVAEALPDGWATGVTVVQLNGGVSLNRRSGGAAGLAVTIAQRASGQVSLLPSPAILERVETKQAIESDRTVAAVLEEAAEAQAFLFTAGPCDASSAHVENGYLSASDVEELARRGAVGDVLGRYIDADGNIVDPQLDARTVGVDLGRLRGASRAVFVTAGDAKHDIARTVVTSGLCSVLVTDENTARALLEER